The Medicago truncatula cultivar Jemalong A17 chromosome 7, MtrunA17r5.0-ANR, whole genome shotgun sequence genome includes the window AAACAGGTCTATAATTTGGCGAATGAATCGTGTTCGTCAACACGATAATTCACATATACTATTAATAAAGATAATTTCCATGTATAATACAAATTCACAtatacattttgtcaaaaataataggATTAATTGATTctccggtcccttaacttaattcttttttttaaattggtcccATATCTTTTAAAATTCTCAAGTTGGTCCTTTATATGTGTTTCCGTCGGTTAATTTAGTCATATTTCGTCAATTTTAATCTCCTAAAAGAGGAGACTGTTGGATACAGGAGGTTTGTGAGATCTAATCATGTATCATTAATACCTAATTTATTccacttttcttcatcttcttccctcatcttcatcttcataaaagcttcatcaatcttcattagaaaaacccatttttttctttaaaaaattaaaccatttaatttcaataaatacTACATAATCAAACCCTTAAATCTAGAATTAACATCGCCAACATATTAATATAAACCcagaaaatcaacaacaaataacccagtaaacaaaacaaaactcatCATCTTAACTCCTCACCTCttcatttacaaaataaaatccctTCAAAcccatttgaaatttgaaacccGTCATCACTTCAAAACTCATCATCAACAGTAAATCTCTCTACAACGACAGATTCAATGAAAGGAAAAGAGAATCTTAAAACTCGATGCTTGATTAAATGAATCTCAAAACCCATTTCTCAAAAACCCATTAAGCATAAAAAATCTCATACTTGCAATTGATTGCTTTCCCATTGTAATATGATTCCAACGGAGATTGACTTCATCAAAAACCTATTAGGGGCGGAGGCATACCGGCGGTGAGCAAACATGGTTCACGTTGCCTTTTACCGTAACTATGGCAAAACTTTCAAGAAGCCACGTCGTCCATATGAGAAGGAGCGTTTAGATGCTGAGTTGAAGCTCGTCCGAGAGTACGGTCTTCGCTGCAAGCGCGAGCTTTGGAGGGTTCAATATGCTCTTAGCCGTATCCGTAACAATTCTAGGACACTTTTGACACTGGATGAGAAGAATCCTCGTCGGATCTTTGAGGGTGAAGCACTTTTGAGGAGAATGTTCAAACATGGTCTTCTTGATGAAACACAAAACAAGCTTGATTATGTGTTGGCTCTCACTGTTGAGAATTTTCTTGAACGTCGTCTTCAGACTCTTGTGTTCAAATCTGGCATGGCTAAGTCTATTCATCATGCTAGGGTTCTAATCAGGCAGAGGCACATCAGGGTTGGGAGGCAGGTTGTGAACATCCCATCCTTCATGGTAAGGGTTGATTCACAGAAGCACATTGACTTTTCACTCACAAGTCCATTCGGTGGTGGTCTTCCTGGTCGTGTGAAGCGTAAGAACCTTAAGGCTGCAGCCAAGAAGGCTTCCGGTGGTGATGGTGATGAGGAGGATGAAGATTAAattatgattttcattttcttagatCCTTGCTCTAGCCTTTTTATATCTGTCCTAGACTTTAGATTTTCTATCATGCAAATGACTTTTACCGTTTTCCCATCCCTGTTTATTGTGTGAGGAAATCTTTGCTCAAAACATGTTGTTTTTGATCTTTTCTTTTCCAAGTATTAAGTTTTGCTCCAAtacatttgaaaaaataaaataaaaatgattccAACGGAGATTTGATTTTGTGTATGTGGTTGTGATTCTGAAAAGGACCGTGAGATGGAGATTTGATTTTGGTGCAGGTTCAAGAACACATGCATGTTCTATTGTTTCTGTTGAGATGGTGTTGGTGTTGAGATTCTGGTGATGCGAATCTGGTGATGGTGTTATTGTGGGTAATTCTAATTTAGGAGAAGAGAACAGAAGAATAGGAAGAGGAAGgaagaatattaatatttatgggtaattttgattttgtgggTAATTTAGATTTGTTGGgtttatttttggtttaattaCTTAATATTTATGAAGTTaatgaagaggaagatgaagaaaaaagtaTGAAAACCTTTATCTTGATAAGATCTACAGATTACTCAACCCTTTGCGGAGAACAAGTATGaaaatttgacaaattttattattagaaaatttgattaaaagatatatattttttttttatgaagatgatgaagattgttcaatgttgtatgaagatgaagatgagagaagaagatgaaggaaagtGGAATAAATTAAGTGTTGGTGATACATGGTTAGATCTCCCAGACCtcctttatccaacggtctCCTTTTTTAGGAGATTAAAATTGACGAAATAGGACTAAATTAACCGACGGAAACACATATAAATGACCAACTTGAGACTTTTAAAAGATATGGGaccaatttaaataaaagaattaagttaagggaccggaggatcaattaagccaaaataataattattaaggGTGAACATTAAATAAGACCATCTCTCAGAATgtatgttcctttttttttttaagagaatgtttgataattttaatcacTTAAATTATAGAATCAAAATCTTGTCTCATTCTATGTTGGTATGTGCAAGTGCAACACATCTCAAATCCTGCCGGCTTCATATAATTCTTTACAAATGGCAATGCCGTTTCTGGTTTTGTCCATTGCATTATTTCTTCtccataaaattaaaagaattgcatacataaaaatttatttacctCATACAAATTATTGGAATCCTTATAGACAACAAACATGTCACATGAAATTATTGAGGAGAAAGAGGAAGAGTCTCATTGGTTTATCAACACAAAAGAACAGAAGGAAAAGATCATGAAGATTATTCAATACCAAAAATCTCTATAtttatcaacatcatcatcatcttcatcatcttcagctgcatcttcttcatcttaCTCTAAATCTAGTAGCTTGTTGGATTTGATGAAAGTTGGAAGCACATCTATGAGAAGATTATTTGACATGGAGCATACAAGTTTGTCAAATCATTTTGATTACTATAGTGGTTCACCAATAATTAAGCCTATTTCTTTGTGGGATAGTGATTCAGAGAGAGAATTTCAAGACCCTTGGGACTTGATCAAGAAGATTGGATCCAAAAAATTTCATGGTATTGATAGAGAAAGTGAGCTAGCTTCAAAGGGTAGTCGCATGGATGAGGATTTTGGTTCTCACAATAGGAATGACATAAAGGTAAAGCATAATAAATTGACTAGGAAAAGAAAATTTAGGAAATTGCCTGGATTAGGATTTTGGAGATGTGGAAGATTTAGATTTGCTTTGACATTAAGACGAATTAAATTTCGAATTTGGGGTAGAAAAATTAGTTAAAGCCTTTCTATtgatattaaattttgattctTAATATGATTGGAGTGAAGGTCTAAGAAAAAGGTCAACGACTTTAAATTGCAAGATCAAATTTTTGGATATCTCTG containing:
- the LOC11416568 gene encoding 40S ribosomal protein S9-2, encoding MVHVAFYRNYGKTFKKPRRPYEKERLDAELKLVREYGLRCKRELWRVQYALSRIRNNSRTLLTLDEKNPRRIFEGEALLRRMFKHGLLDETQNKLDYVLALTVENFLERRLQTLVFKSGMAKSIHHARVLIRQRHIRVGRQVVNIPSFMVRVDSQKHIDFSLTSPFGGGLPGRVKRKNLKAAAKKASGGDGDEEDED